In the genome of Loxodonta africana isolate mLoxAfr1 chromosome 16, mLoxAfr1.hap2, whole genome shotgun sequence, one region contains:
- the LOC100661114 gene encoding olfactory receptor 11A1-like, with amino-acid sequence MENKRGNISIITYVVLLGFGDLKEVGTALFSLFLSLYVVTLCGNLLLILAVQTSPYLCHLSCVDVGYTSSIAPQLLREVLAGGVTISFPACVVQLYAVGSLLTVECFLLAVMSYDRYLAICWPLRYSVLMDIRTCVKLAVGSWIGGFLFVGIVLILLSTLTFCGPNVIDNFFCNFFSLVKLSCTDTTMVETVVLTSSFLSLSPFLWTLLSYSCILSSTLRISSSTGRYRAFSTCSSHLIVVSVFYGTLFVVYMTPALETTLNLNKIFSLLYTVLTPLLNPLVYSLRNKDVQIALKNGAKLSCLVR; translated from the coding sequence ATGGAAAACAAGAGAGGAAATATCTCCATCATTACATACGTGGTCTTGCTGGGATTTGGGGACCTCAAAGAAGTCGGGACTGCCCTTTTCTCTTTGTTCCTCAGCCTTTATGTTGTCACACTGTGTGGTAACCTGTTGCTGATCCTCGCCGTCCAGACAAGCCCATACCTGTGCCACTTATCTTGTGTGGATGTTGGATACACAAGCAGTATTGCCCCTCAGCTGCTGAGGGAGGTCTTGGCTGGTGGTGTCACTATCTCCTTTCCTGCCTGTGTGGTGCAACTCTATGCTGTTGGGTCCCTGCTCACTGTAGAGTGTTTCCTCCTGGCCGTCATGTCCTATGATCGCTACTTGGCCATCTGTTGGCCCCTGAGATACTCAGTGCTTATGGACATCAGAACTTGTGTCAAGCTGGCAGTTGGATCATGgattggtggttttctttttgtggGAATTGTGCTAATTTTGCTCTCCACATTAAccttctgtggtcccaatgtcaTTGATAATTTCTTCTGCAACTTCTTCTCCCTGGTGAAGCTCTCCTGCACTGACACTACAatggtggagactgtggtctTAACATCATCATTCCTATCCCTGTCTCCATTCCTTTGGACCCTGTTATCTTATAGTTGTATTCTGTCCTCCACTTTAAGGATTTCTTCTTCTACAGGGAGATACAGAGCTTTTTCCACTTGCTCCTCCCACTTGATTGTTGTGAGTGTGTTTTATGGCACCTTGTTTGTGGTGTACATGACACCAGCATTAGAAACAACACTCAATCTGAACAAGATTTTTTCACTTCTTTACACAGTGCTCACGCCCCTTCTCAATCCTTTAGTCTATAGTCTGAGAAACAAGGATGTCCAAATTGCTCTGAAGAATGGAGCAAAACTTTCCTGTTTAGTAAGGTAA